Proteins from one Cryptomeria japonica chromosome 4, Sugi_1.0, whole genome shotgun sequence genomic window:
- the LOC131061110 gene encoding cyclic phosphodiesterase-like, which yields MTQVELGPSFEPHVTVVGAQRMSKADACSRLEAACRTLTPYTCSLTQVACGTFFYQCIYVLVDPTPQVMQANLKASHCFGIVDKPQPYMPHLSLLYGDLPEEDKQKAKVKAESFNHLLCNTEFEVSSLCLYKTDTQDKSLQSWEKVAKCNLRDCTETENYT from the exons atgacgcaagttgagttag GGCCTTCGTTTGAGCCTCATGTGACCGTAGTTGGCGCTCAGAGGATGAGCAAGGCCGATGCCTGTTCCAGATTAGAAGCCGCCTGCAGGACCCTAACGCCTTACACCTGTTCGCTCACTCAGGTGGCCTGCGGCACCTTCTTCTACCAGTGTATTTACGTTCTGGTCGATCCAACACCTCAG GTTATGCAAGCAAATCTGAAGGCAAGTCATTGCTTTGGCATAGTTGACAAACCCCAGCCATACATGCCACATTTAAGCCTTTTATATGGAGATCTACCTGAGGAGGACAAACAGAAAGCCAAAGTGAAGGCAGAGTCATTCAatcatcttctctgcaatacagAATTTGAGGTCTCCAGTTTATGCTTGTACAAGACAGACACTCAAGACAAGTCGCTCCAATCGTGGGAGAAAGTGGCCAAGTGTAATCTTAGAGACTGCACTGAGACTGAGAATTATACCTAA